In Oscillospiraceae bacterium, the genomic window CAGTGAGGCCAAGGAATTTGTCCGTGAAAGGGCGGAACACGCGGGAGGATAAAGAATTTGAATATTGTTTGGCAAATCATCATCGCTCTGCTGGTGCTCGATCTGCTCATCGTCATTCATGAGCTCGGGCATTATACAGCAGCACGCATTTTCAAAATAAAAATCGACGAATTCTCTATCGGCATGGGGCCGAGGCTGCTTAAAATTAAAGGGAAACACAATCTTTTTTCGCTCAAGGCCTTTCCGATCGGCGGCAGCGTCATTATGGAAGGCGAGGATGAGGACAGCTGCGATCCCGATGCGTTTTGCAATAAAAAAGCATGGAAACGATTTATCGTAATCATCGCAGGCGCATTGATGAATCTGTTACTTGGACTGATTTTAACGACAATTCTGGTTCTCGGCGAAAAAGCGCTCCCATCCCGCACTGTCGATAAGTTTTTTGATGATGCCGTCAGCGTGACATCCGGATTACAAACCGGAGATGAGTTGCTCGATATCGATGGAACGCATATCTCAATTTATTCCGATGCGATATATGCGATCATGCGCAACCAGACCGGAAATGCAACGATTATCGTCCGGAGAAACGGTGAAAAAATTACGCTTGAAGATGTCAAGTTCGCCACGGAGGAAGTCGGGAAAACTACAGTCAGCAAACGCGATTTCTATTTTACTGCTGAGCCTAAAACCTTCGGAAACGTCGTTAACCATAGTTTTTACGGTACGATTTCTCTTGTTAAGGTGGTCTACCAGTCGATATATGACATTGCAAGGGGCAAATACAGCGCTTCAGAAGTCAGCGGGCCGGTGGGGACAGTGAAGGTAATCGGGGAAGCAGCTTCACAAGGCCTTGATTCGTTGATTTATCTTGCCGCTTTCATCACGGTTAACTTAGGCGTGTTCAACTTACTGCCGCTGCCCGCACTCGATGGCGGCCGTTTGATTTTTATTCTGATTGAAATTATTGTCAGGAAACCGGTTCCGAAAAAATATGAGAGTATGATCCATTTTATCGGATTCGGATTATTGATTTTATTGATTATCCTGGTCACTTTCAATGATATCAAATCCTTAGTAACGTGAAATGCTTTTATCATCTTAAATATTTATAAGGATTTAAAATTATGCGCAGGATTTGCAAAACGATCAAAGTCGGAAAAACGGCTGTAGGCGGAAACGAAAAAATAACCGTCCAATCGATGCTGAATGTTCATTATGACGATATCGAGGGAAATATCGCTCAGGCAAAACGGCTTGAGGGCGTCGGCTGTGATATCATCCGCATTGCGGTTCCGAACATGGAAGCGGTCAAAACGCTTGAAGCAGTCAAAACAGCCTGCTGTCTGCCGCTTGTCGCCGATATCCATTTCGACTATAAGCTTGCCGTCGAATCAGTTTTCGCCGGAGCCGACAAAATTCGAATCAATCCCGGAAATATCGGTTCAGACGAGCGTGTCAAGGCAGTGGCGGAATGCTGCCGTGCAAAGAACATCCCGATTCGCATCGGTGTTAATTCAGGCTCCCTCGGAAAAGATATTTTAAACCAATACGGAGGTCCGACTCCGCAGGCACTGGCACAGAGTGCATTATGCGAGATTAAATTGCTGGAACGTTTCGACTTTGATAATATCCTCATATCGGTAAAGTCGTCTGACGTAAAAACGACAGTCGAAGCCAATCGAATTTTAGCGATAAACTGCCAATACCCTTTGCATTTGGGCGTAACTGAAGCCGGGACCGAGGGGATATCGTCACTAAAGTCCGCTGCGGCAATCGGTTCGTTATTGCTTGACGGCATCGGCGACACGATTCGGGTCTCGGTCACAGGAGAACCAGAACGGGAAGTCGTTATCGGGAAAAACATTCTTACAGCTTTGGAGATGTCAAACCGTCCGACCATCATTTCCTGTCCTACTTGCGGCAGAACCAGAGGTCCGGTCGTTGAATACGCCGAAAAATTACATAAGTACTGCGCGGATATTGAAATCCCGCTGAAGATTGCGGTTATGGGCTGTGAAGTGAACGGTCCCGGCGAAGCCAAAAGCGCCGATATCGGGATGGCCTTCGGAAATGGCTGCGCAATCCTGTTCCGTAATGGGGAGACCGTTAAAAAGGGCGAGCAAAACGAGATTTTTAATTTGCTGATCAAGTATTTGGAGGATATAAAACATGGCCGCAACGCTGTCTGAGCTGTTCTTTGGAGCGGTTTCGGAGCCGATGGTCGCTTCAGGCGAAGTCAGAGGCCTTGAAATAGATAAAAAAGAAAGAATCATACGGCTTGAAGCCCTTTATTACGAATTGATTCCGCTGAAAGCGATTGAACGCGCACAGGAAGAATTGCGCGAATTCTATAAAATAAAATCCGTTCGAATCTCCCCTGTATTTCCCGCAGAATTGTTGAATAACGAATACTTAAGCGCCTTATGCGAAATGCTGCGGGACAAAATGGCAGTCGTAAACGGCTTTTTGGACGAGGCAAAATACAGCAGCGAAGGGAATATACTGGTCATTGAGCTTAAGTATGGCGGGAAAGAGCTGCTTGAAAAATCAGACTTTTCAAAGATTATTAAATCATCGGTATATAAAAGCTTCGGCGTTAATATAGAAGTGGAGTTTTCCGGCACGGTGGAAATCGACCGAAATTCAGGTGAATATGCTGATGCCGTCAAAACCCCGGAATTGCCGCCGATTGTCGTAAAACCGAAGGAATTGGCGCCGGCGGCACCATCCTCAGTGTCAATCAATTTGTTCAAACGCCCTGAAGAGCAGGCAATTGAGGAGACAGCCCGCAAAAAGACCGTATTTTTGGGGAAGAGAATTGCCGAATTGCCGGTTCCGATTTCCGAGGTTTATCAAAAACGGCTCAAAGAAAACATCGTAGTCGAAGGCGATGTGTTTTTAATTGATAAAAAACCGATCAAAGACGGCTCAATGGTGATTTTTAATTTTTTTATCACCGACGGCGGTTCATCGATCGGCTGTAAATTGTTTTTACGCAATTCCAAACTCGAGCTCGAGGATTTGATACAGGAAGGTCAGACTTTAAAAGTCAGCGGTAATGTGGAATTCGATGATTTTGCACAGCAGGAGTTGCTAATTCCGATCAACATTTGTCTGTCTGAAAAGAAGAAGGTCGTTGATAGTGCAGAAAATAAACGCGTTGAGCTGCATTTGCATACTGCAATGTCAATGTTGGACGCCGTCACTCCGGCAGCATTGTTAGTCAGACAGGCCTATGACTGGGGACACCGTGCGGTCGCAATCACCGACCACGGTGTCGTTCAGGCTTTCCCTGATGCAATGAAAGAATATGAAGATATTAAAAAGGCTCATCCGGATGCCGATTTCAAGGTGATTTACGGCATGGAGGCCTATATCGTCAATGATAAGAGCGGCGTTGTGACAGGACATACCGAAGCTTCCTTTGAAGATGAATTTGTCGTATTTGACATTGAAACAACGGGGCTTTCTTCACAAAATGACCGTATCACCGAGATTGGCGCAGTCAGAATTAAGAAGGGAGTGGTGTTAGGAGAATTTAATACCTTCGTCAATCCCCAAATACCGATCCCTGCTAAAATCACTGAGATCACCGGCATCAACGATATGATGGTGGCCGATGCACCACACGAAGACGAAGCGCTCGGAATGTTTTGTAATTTTGCTGAAAATTGCGTTTTGATCGCCCATAATTCCGAATTTGATACGGGTTTTATTTCCGCAGCTGCGAAGCGTGCCCGGCGAAAGTTTGAAAATCCGCATATTGATACGATGAAAATGGCGCGAATCGTATATCCGGAGCTTCAGAATCATAGGCTCGAAACAGTGGTTGCACACCTTGGATTAGATAAGTTTAACCACCACCGCGCTTCCGACGACGCCCGTATCACTGCAAAAATCTTTTCAAAAATGCTGGACCGTTTTATTCAAAACGGCTGTAAATGCATCTCTGATATGGAGGGTGAATTGGTAGGTGGCTCATTAGCAAAACTGCATGCGTTTCACTGCATCATTCTCGTAAAAAACGACGTCGGCCTGCGGAATCTCTATGAGCTCGTATCGATGTCCAACCTCGAATATTACCATTATGTCCCGAGGATCCCGAAAAGCGTTTTAACTGAGCGCAAAGAAGGTCTGATCATCGGCAGCGCATGTGAAGCCGGAGAACTTTACAGAGCGATTGTCGAAGGCAGAGAAAATTCGATTTTATATTCCATCGCTTCTTATTACGATTACCTCGAAATCCAACCGCTTTGCAACAACG contains:
- a CDS encoding site-2 protease family protein, translating into MNIVWQIIIALLVLDLLIVIHELGHYTAARIFKIKIDEFSIGMGPRLLKIKGKHNLFSLKAFPIGGSVIMEGEDEDSCDPDAFCNKKAWKRFIVIIAGALMNLLLGLILTTILVLGEKALPSRTVDKFFDDAVSVTSGLQTGDELLDIDGTHISIYSDAIYAIMRNQTGNATIIVRRNGEKITLEDVKFATEEVGKTTVSKRDFYFTAEPKTFGNVVNHSFYGTISLVKVVYQSIYDIARGKYSASEVSGPVGTVKVIGEAASQGLDSLIYLAAFITVNLGVFNLLPLPALDGGRLIFILIEIIVRKPVPKKYESMIHFIGFGLLILLIILVTFNDIKSLVT
- the ispG gene encoding flavodoxin-dependent (E)-4-hydroxy-3-methylbut-2-enyl-diphosphate synthase — encoded protein: MRRICKTIKVGKTAVGGNEKITVQSMLNVHYDDIEGNIAQAKRLEGVGCDIIRIAVPNMEAVKTLEAVKTACCLPLVADIHFDYKLAVESVFAGADKIRINPGNIGSDERVKAVAECCRAKNIPIRIGVNSGSLGKDILNQYGGPTPQALAQSALCEIKLLERFDFDNILISVKSSDVKTTVEANRILAINCQYPLHLGVTEAGTEGISSLKSAAAIGSLLLDGIGDTIRVSVTGEPEREVVIGKNILTALEMSNRPTIISCPTCGRTRGPVVEYAEKLHKYCADIEIPLKIAVMGCEVNGPGEAKSADIGMAFGNGCAILFRNGETVKKGEQNEIFNLLIKYLEDIKHGRNAV